A DNA window from Portunus trituberculatus isolate SZX2019 chromosome 47, ASM1759143v1, whole genome shotgun sequence contains the following coding sequences:
- the LOC123520449 gene encoding uncharacterized protein LOC123520449 isoform X2 has product MTLGGGVSSLPYCGSTLEEERPGSSLSNASRSSKIPVFTRSHSLRVKSSSGAAHTQEGAKVSSKAAVKGRADARPSSRASPSVGKGLVRSASFVSSRGMKGVSSPPSLSSTHPPSHHPSSRHSLTPETPRRVSHSATHAKRPSSTATDRKSHSYAGMGGSWYHNHSPSSYFHNHSLLNHHHVSRRPNFLPVSAASSSSQFSSLPTTPASQPETPSRSPDSNELDDADSVKSFGSVSSAVSCDAALTHHHRGQACGGTANASKGGRSFKYVLHCRHNHDHDPEQYLTPTQRAARRIRELKSQLSEARREVQQRDTEIARLTRELVELRLLKARNPHWEDEEDEAEGEDGRREDKVDGKGEGVAAPPPASRTHADGNARATSKTSSTPSEGSEPELRRLMENVSSGAPESVAQQEPPAASPAGGSVAETRADSVDLTRSSLADSGHYDDLTSPSLSSRDPLETSRGSLRGHQTEEEEEVEAEEEKDDGEGVLQEVVVEGSSGGPVDPWAALEEAEARIREEYQRREELLKRNHMEDYNELKEKYNDRVEVLLSKLSDANLKYFELRPLYDQSQERVRELERDVMRLKEELTEAELRHQKMYLQMFLKGQQAARIQAEDDLDGGEEGLPSSLTSSGPMMELMRQLTRTEEELEKVKGEECIQTQCGRHSFQGTAPLSSLPSFPSPPPSPLSSPGVWVLRAVSSSLGGTGAALVGSREAIALYWQSRIQALYHREINCRNNNNNNTAAGRRNGELDPEVTLQFLKSAIYYFFTDRDNAKGHLRAIESILGYSDSERYNIGKVIK; this is encoded by the exons ATGACCTTAGGAGGGGGGGTGTCCTCCCTGCCTTACTGCGGCTCCACGCTTGAGGAAGAACGTCCCGGCTCATCTCTCAGCAATGCCTCTCGCTCCTCGAAGATTCCAGTGTTCACTCGTTCACACTCCCTCCGCGTCAAGTCTTCGTCCGGCgcggcacacacacaggagggcgCCAAGGTTTCGTCCAAGGCTGCGGTGAAGGGACGCGCTGATGCCAGGCCCAGTTCAAGAGCGTCTCCTTCTGTAGGGAAAGGCCTCGTCAG GTCCGCCAGTTTTGTCTCCTCCCGGGGTATGAAGGGCGTCtcgtcccctccttccctctcctctacacaccctccctcccatcaccccaGCTCCAGGCACTCCCTCACCCCAGAGACGCCCCGCAGAGTCTCCCACTCCGCGACCCACGCCAAGAGGCCCTCCAGCACCGCCACCGACAGGAAGTCTCAT TCTTACGCTGGCATGGGCGGCTCCTGGTACCACAACCACAgcccctcctcctacttccaCAACCACAgcctcctcaaccaccaccacgtcagTAGAAGACCCAACTTCCTGCCGGTGTCTGCTGCCTCCTCGTCGTCCCAGTTCAGTTCCCTGCCCACCACCCCG GCCTCACAACCAGAGACGCCATCTAGATCCCCAGATTCCAACGAGCTCGACGATGCTGATTCCGTCAAGAGCTTCGGGTCAGTGTCTTCCGCCGTGAGCTGTGACGCGGCCCTCACGCACCACCACCGAGGCCAGGCGTGTGGAGGGACTGCTAACGCATCCAAGGGCGGCAGGAGCTTCAAGTACGTCCTGCACTGCCGCCACAACCACGATCATGACCCAGAGCAGTACCTGACGCCGACGCAGAGGGCGGCACGTAGGATCCGGGAACTGAAG TCCCAGTTGTCAGAGGCGCGGCGGGAAGTGCagcagagagacacagaaattGCTCGGCTCACACGGGAACTTGTCGAACTGAGACTGCTGAAGGCACGGAACCCACActgggaggacgaggaagatgagGCGGAAGgcgaggatggaaggagagaagataag gTTGACGGCAAAGGTGAGGGCGTGGCGGCACCCCCTCCTGCCTCCCGCACCCACGCTGATGGCAACGCCCGCGCTACGTCCAAGACCTCCTCCACACCCTCAGAGGGGAGCGAGCCTGAGCTGAGGAGACTGATGGAGAACGTGAGCTCAG GTGCTCCAGAATCCGTCGCCCAACAGGAGCCTCCTGCAGCATCTCCAGCAGGTGGCTCAGTAGCAGAGACAAGGGCGGACTCTGTTGACCTCACACGCTCCTCGCTGGCTGATTCAGGCCACTATGATGACCTGACCTCACCCAGCCTCTCCTCCAGG GATCCATTGGAAACCAGCCGCGGATCACTGCGAGGCCAccaaacggaggaggaagaagaggtggaggctgaggaagagaaggatgacggGGAGGGAGTgctgcaggaggtggtggtggagggcagTAGTGGGGGCCCAGTGGATCCATGGGCAGCACTGGAGGAAGCAGAGGCTCGCATCAGGGAGGAGTACCAGCGGCGAGAGGAGCTACTGAAGAGAAATCACATGGAGGACTACAATGAGCTGAAGGAGAAGTACAATGACAGGGTGGAGGTGCTGTTGTCCAAACTGAGTGATGCCAACCTCAA GTACTTTGAACTACGGCCCCTGTATGACCAAAGTCAGGAGCGTGTGAGGGAGCTGGAGCGTGATGTGATGCGGCTCAAGGAGGAGCTCACCGAGGCCGAGCTGCGCCATCAGAAGATGTACCTGCAGATGTTCCTAAAGGGACAGCAGGCAGCCAGAATACAGGCAGAGGATGACCTG GATGGTGGAGAGGAAGGCCTGCCGTCGTCTTTGACCTCAAGTGGACCAATGATGGAGTTGATGAGGCAGCTGACCCGCACTGAGGAGGAACTCGAGAAGGTCAag GGTGAGGAGTGCATCCAAACCCAGTGTGGTCGACATTCATTTCAGGGCACTgcacccctctcctcccttccctccttcccttctcctccaccctccccacTTTCCTCCCCTGGGGTGTGGGTCCTGAGGGCTGTGTCGTCCTCCCTTGGTGGTACGGGTGCAGCTCTTGTGGGCAGCAGGGAGGCCATCGCTTTGTACTGGCAGAGCCGCATTCAG